One genomic segment of Virgibacillus doumboii includes these proteins:
- a CDS encoding ABC transporter ATP-binding protein → MAISDEQIYHNKSENTENKGEEVLLQAENIKKYFPIQGGILRRTVGHVKAVDDVSFEINKGETLGVVGESGSGKSTLGRVILRLLEPTEGNIRFEKNNIAHLSKRQLRGYRKNMQIVFQDPFASLNSKMSVGELIEEPLLVQTSANKAERKEKSIELLEKVGLRASDRTKYPHEFSGGQRQRISIARALALNPKFIIYDEPVSALDVSIQAQVLNLMADLQDEFDLTYLFIAHDLSVVKHISSRVAVMYLGRIAEIAPKNSLYDNPLHPYTQALLSSVPSTDIYNRREKIKLTGDLPSPANPPSGCVFRTRCPFAHDRCSVERPELKEVGNGHHVACHLYDESNI, encoded by the coding sequence ATGGCGATTTCCGATGAACAGATTTACCATAATAAGTCTGAAAATACAGAAAACAAAGGTGAAGAAGTTCTGCTTCAGGCTGAAAACATTAAAAAATACTTCCCAATTCAAGGAGGAATTTTGAGACGTACAGTAGGCCATGTCAAAGCTGTTGATGACGTTTCGTTTGAAATAAATAAAGGTGAAACACTTGGAGTTGTAGGAGAGTCAGGTTCAGGCAAGTCCACCCTGGGCCGGGTTATTCTGCGCCTTCTTGAGCCAACTGAAGGTAACATCAGATTCGAAAAAAATAATATTGCACACCTTAGTAAACGGCAACTTCGAGGCTATCGAAAAAATATGCAAATTGTTTTTCAGGATCCTTTTGCTTCGCTCAATTCCAAAATGAGTGTCGGTGAACTTATTGAGGAGCCTTTGCTTGTTCAAACGTCAGCCAATAAAGCCGAACGCAAGGAAAAGTCCATTGAACTGCTGGAGAAAGTTGGGTTGCGTGCAAGTGACCGGACAAAATATCCGCATGAATTTTCCGGGGGCCAGCGTCAGCGGATCAGCATCGCCCGCGCACTGGCACTCAATCCAAAATTTATTATCTACGATGAGCCGGTTTCGGCACTTGATGTCTCGATTCAGGCACAGGTACTGAACTTAATGGCTGATCTGCAGGATGAATTTGACTTAACCTATTTGTTCATTGCACATGACTTAAGTGTTGTAAAGCACATAAGCAGTCGTGTAGCTGTCATGTATCTCGGACGAATTGCCGAGATTGCACCGAAGAATTCACTTTATGATAACCCGCTTCACCCATATACCCAGGCATTACTTTCATCTGTACCATCAACAGACATCTATAATCGCCGCGAAAAAATCAAATTAACCGGAGACTTGCCGAGCCCTGCCAATCCACCATCCGGGTGTGTGTTCCGGACGCGTTGTCCATTTGCACATGACCGGTGTTCCGTGGAACGGCCGGAACTTAAGGAAGTCGGTAACGGTCATCACGTTGCATGCCACTTGTACGACGAATCGAACATATAA
- a CDS encoding DUF3231 family protein, whose protein sequence is MPEENVSITSAEMGEMWGAYMNASLMTHVLSYFEEKVEDGDIREVVREALDIMKSHKQQFTDLFEKENMPVPYGFTDEDLNASAPRLFSDNYFLQNIMQLGSLGMKSYSMGISYSTRQDIYSFFSEGFQDFNKLHQKTVMTGLSKGLISKPPIIPKRKERDFVKKQNFLTGWFGKRRPLLSVEIANLYSNIKRNVLGAATITGFAQVAQSKEVKDYFIRGVEIAQKHAEIFNSILNENNIPAPTGSDTMVTAEAEVSPFSDKLMMYHTTGMITLGIGFYGLSISSNIRRDIATHYVRLTEEIMLYSEDGANIMIDNGWLEEPPRMVDRDELAKG, encoded by the coding sequence ATGCCAGAAGAAAATGTAAGCATAACCTCAGCTGAAATGGGAGAAATGTGGGGAGCGTACATGAATGCAAGCTTGATGACACATGTTTTATCATACTTTGAAGAAAAGGTTGAGGATGGTGATATTCGTGAAGTTGTTCGAGAAGCTCTCGACATAATGAAATCCCATAAACAGCAGTTTACAGACTTATTCGAAAAGGAAAACATGCCTGTACCATACGGGTTTACGGATGAGGATCTGAACGCCAGTGCCCCAAGACTGTTTTCAGATAACTACTTTCTGCAAAACATAATGCAGCTGGGGTCATTGGGAATGAAATCCTATTCAATGGGTATTAGTTATTCAACAAGACAGGATATCTATTCTTTTTTTTCAGAGGGGTTTCAGGATTTTAATAAACTGCATCAGAAAACGGTTATGACCGGATTATCCAAGGGGCTCATCAGCAAACCACCAATTATTCCGAAGCGAAAGGAACGGGATTTTGTTAAAAAGCAAAACTTCCTGACGGGATGGTTTGGAAAACGGCGTCCATTACTTTCCGTAGAGATAGCCAATCTATATTCGAATATTAAAAGAAATGTACTTGGTGCCGCAACAATTACCGGATTCGCTCAGGTAGCGCAATCCAAAGAAGTGAAGGACTACTTTATCCGAGGGGTCGAAATAGCCCAGAAGCATGCGGAAATATTCAATTCCATTTTAAATGAGAATAATATCCCGGCACCAACTGGTTCCGACACAATGGTAACAGCTGAAGCAGAAGTTTCACCTTTCTCGGATAAATTGATGATGTATCATACAACCGGGATGATTACACTTGGGATAGGATTCTATGGATTAAGCATATCAAGCAATATTCGCAGGGACATAGCTACACACTATGTTCGATTAACAGAGGAAATAATGCTATACTCCGAAGACGGCGCCAACATTATGATCGATAATGGATGGCTTGAAGAACCTCCACGAATGGTAGACCGTGATGAACTGGCAAAAGGCTAA
- a CDS encoding GerAB/ArcD/ProY family transporter: MKRFEYADDAIRDKEIMIAVPSIVIGVGILSLPKSLAKPTIGVDGLFPLIVGGIVIIFLTWFVANLAAKFPQQSFITYTSTITSRFIGVVFTIIMSIQGLLITAFQTRVIANVAEQYLFDQTPFGVVGLTFLLVVVYAVSGSRAGLFRLNVMFLPFIIFISFLVMLFTTGLFEPRNLLPVLKTDMNGYLKALNQSIFSFLGFGILLFYTSLVKHPRNVPKKASIGMSIAVVLYILLYVMCIGVFGNLAAGNLIYPTVELAKDVEIPGGFFERFESLFFVIWIMAIFNTTVMGLDGAVFLLNSIFKKDRKHQLIFLLAPLAYIIGMIPQNVNEVSLFGLFISYYGFLVTVFITILLYIALKVRGVKSNG, encoded by the coding sequence ATGAAAAGATTTGAGTATGCGGACGATGCAATTCGTGACAAAGAAATAATGATTGCAGTCCCTTCCATTGTTATCGGGGTTGGGATATTGTCGTTGCCAAAAAGCCTTGCAAAGCCGACAATTGGTGTTGATGGACTGTTCCCACTTATTGTTGGCGGTATTGTTATCATCTTCCTGACATGGTTTGTAGCAAATCTGGCTGCAAAATTTCCGCAACAAAGCTTCATTACCTATACTTCCACAATCACTTCCAGATTCATTGGGGTGGTCTTTACCATAATAATGTCAATCCAAGGCTTATTGATAACTGCTTTTCAGACACGTGTGATAGCTAATGTTGCTGAACAATATTTATTTGACCAGACACCATTTGGGGTTGTCGGGCTTACTTTCTTATTGGTAGTTGTATACGCGGTATCCGGTTCAAGGGCGGGGTTGTTCCGTTTAAATGTGATGTTCCTCCCGTTTATCATTTTTATCTCATTTCTTGTCATGCTATTTACGACAGGTTTATTTGAGCCGAGGAACCTGTTGCCTGTGCTGAAAACAGATATGAATGGGTATTTAAAAGCACTTAATCAAAGCATCTTTTCCTTTCTGGGCTTTGGGATTCTTTTATTTTATACATCACTGGTCAAACATCCTCGAAACGTACCGAAAAAAGCATCTATCGGCATGTCAATAGCAGTAGTTTTATATATTTTGCTTTACGTAATGTGTATCGGTGTGTTTGGAAATCTCGCTGCCGGGAACCTGATCTATCCTACTGTTGAACTTGCAAAAGACGTTGAAATACCGGGTGGTTTTTTTGAACGGTTCGAATCACTTTTCTTTGTCATTTGGATCATGGCCATTTTTAATACAACAGTAATGGGATTGGATGGAGCTGTATTTCTGCTGAACTCTATTTTTAAGAAAGACCGAAAACATCAGCTTATATTTCTATTAGCTCCATTGGCGTACATTATTGGTATGATCCCGCAGAATGTTAATGAAGTATCTTTATTTGGGTTATTCATTAGTTACTATGGATTTCTGGTGACAGTGTTTATTACTATATTGCTTTATATTGCCTTAAAAGTTAGGGGTGTGAAAAGCAATGGTTAA
- a CDS encoding Ger(x)C family spore germination protein translates to MVKRKWIYLVQALLMLLLLAGCWDRVEIEDRGFIVGIAVDLPEESEKENAVTITNQLAVPAGLSGQTQGGSASKAFANLTVTGNSLIAIQGEMSTITSRSPFLPHMQLIAVSGELAKTKLFANVMDLFIRDHEMRRGVSVIIIDGKAKEAFEIKPENEQLPVMHIQSIIDNSFKNSEVARQLRLGDLHESLLANSSYVVPRMVKKGDRLDYEGIAVFQGHTDLMVGTLNAEETKGYNLITGKIDGGTLETKVDGEQITLEMMSIKSSMEISEKSKAKVGVSIKVEVEGKISETFGNNSLTSNRKLRDIEKQAENKIEKLMNRSIKKAQDELKADIFGIGRTLQNHHYDFWQKVKKDWDKGKNIFSDSSIHVTAGVKVRSMGATDETQN, encoded by the coding sequence ATGGTTAAGCGAAAATGGATATATTTGGTGCAGGCTTTACTGATGCTTCTCCTGTTAGCCGGCTGCTGGGACAGAGTTGAAATAGAAGATCGCGGGTTTATCGTTGGAATTGCCGTTGATCTTCCTGAAGAATCAGAGAAAGAGAATGCGGTAACAATTACGAATCAGCTTGCGGTGCCTGCCGGGCTAAGCGGACAAACACAGGGAGGAAGCGCCAGCAAAGCCTTTGCTAATTTGACGGTAACCGGTAATAGCCTGATTGCAATTCAAGGAGAAATGTCCACCATTACAAGCCGCTCGCCATTTTTGCCGCATATGCAGCTTATTGCTGTATCGGGTGAATTGGCAAAGACAAAATTATTTGCCAATGTAATGGACCTTTTCATTCGGGATCACGAAATGCGCCGTGGAGTAAGTGTAATTATTATAGATGGAAAGGCGAAGGAAGCATTTGAAATAAAACCTGAGAATGAACAGCTACCTGTGATGCACATTCAATCAATTATCGATAACAGTTTTAAAAACTCCGAAGTTGCTAGACAACTGAGGCTTGGTGATCTCCACGAGAGTCTTTTGGCCAATAGCAGCTACGTTGTTCCCAGGATGGTGAAAAAGGGGGATAGACTGGACTATGAAGGTATAGCGGTATTCCAGGGACATACAGATTTGATGGTAGGAACACTGAATGCAGAAGAAACAAAAGGGTATAATCTTATCACTGGAAAAATTGATGGAGGAACGCTGGAAACTAAAGTTGATGGAGAGCAGATCACCCTGGAAATGATGTCAATTAAGAGTTCAATGGAGATTAGTGAAAAGTCAAAGGCAAAAGTCGGTGTTTCGATTAAAGTCGAAGTTGAAGGGAAAATCTCCGAGACCTTTGGAAATAATAGTTTGACATCAAATAGGAAATTAAGGGATATCGAGAAACAAGCGGAAAACAAAATAGAGAAATTAATGAATCGATCAATTAAGAAAGCGCAGGACGAATTAAAGGCTGATATTTTTGGTATTGGTCGTACTTTACAGAACCATCATTATGATTTTTGGCAGAAGGTAAAGAAGGATTGGGATAAGGGAAAAAATATTTTTTCTGACAGCAGTATACATGTAACGGCCGGTGTGAAAGTGCGTTCAATGGGAGCAACGGACGAGACTCAAAACTAA
- a CDS encoding spore germination protein, whose amino-acid sequence MGLGSFFKKKQQQKREKETEFPVDLKKSLDKNMSVLKIMLEEPNDLVIREFSLGYTDHRCAIVFIDGLVDKDRVNDNVLKNLQIFAEKKELPYNTKDLLHEIEMELVSISDVSKGKTLDEVSNALLYGSSILYLDGLDKAIIIDAKGWKTRAIQEPVSESLIRGPREGFIENMRTNMVLIRRHIRDPNLRFETFQVGRRSKKNLVLTYVEGIIHPDIVKEVKRRLATIDLDNAPESGFIEEWIEDSFLSPFPQLTNTERPDKVSAALLQGKFGIILDGTPFVLIAPVTLGNTLQSPEDFYERWTIGTFLRALRYLAAFFSMFLPALYIALLSYHQGMIPTKLAFSIAATREGVPFPAAIEAIIMAITMELLREAGARLPKTIGQTIGIVGGLVIGEAAVTAGIVSPVMVIVVALTAIASFSIPDYSVAISFRLLRFAFMIAAAVLGLYGVILIYIMVNIHIVNLRSFGVPFSSPFAPFFFKDFKDLVLRAPITMLTRRPGYLQTDDSKSTDKGEA is encoded by the coding sequence ATGGGACTGGGATCGTTTTTTAAGAAGAAACAACAACAGAAAAGAGAGAAAGAAACTGAATTTCCGGTTGATTTGAAAAAAAGTCTTGATAAAAATATGTCTGTTTTAAAAATTATGCTCGAGGAACCGAATGATTTAGTCATCCGGGAATTCAGCCTTGGATATACCGATCATCGCTGTGCCATTGTTTTTATTGATGGTTTAGTAGACAAAGATAGAGTAAATGATAACGTACTTAAAAATCTTCAAATATTTGCTGAAAAAAAGGAGCTTCCATACAATACCAAAGATTTACTGCATGAAATTGAAATGGAGCTTGTTTCTATCAGTGATGTTTCAAAAGGTAAGACACTTGATGAAGTATCCAATGCTTTATTATATGGAAGCTCAATACTTTATTTGGATGGATTGGATAAAGCAATAATTATTGATGCCAAAGGATGGAAAACACGTGCCATTCAGGAACCTGTTTCGGAATCACTGATTCGTGGTCCGCGTGAGGGCTTTATTGAAAATATGCGTACAAATATGGTTTTAATCCGCCGGCATATTCGTGATCCTAATTTACGATTTGAAACATTCCAGGTAGGGCGCCGTTCCAAAAAGAATTTGGTCCTCACGTATGTGGAGGGGATTATTCACCCGGATATCGTCAAAGAAGTTAAGCGAAGACTTGCGACGATAGACTTGGATAATGCGCCTGAGTCCGGTTTTATAGAGGAGTGGATTGAAGACAGCTTTCTGTCCCCATTTCCCCAGTTGACGAATACAGAGAGACCTGACAAAGTTTCTGCAGCGCTGCTTCAGGGAAAATTCGGTATTATCCTGGACGGGACACCATTTGTACTGATTGCTCCTGTGACTTTGGGGAATACACTGCAATCGCCGGAAGACTTTTATGAACGGTGGACAATTGGTACGTTTTTGCGGGCTTTACGTTATTTAGCCGCATTTTTTTCCATGTTTTTACCGGCATTATATATTGCACTGCTTTCCTACCATCAGGGAATGATTCCGACTAAACTTGCTTTTTCCATTGCTGCAACAAGGGAAGGTGTGCCATTTCCTGCAGCCATTGAGGCAATTATAATGGCGATTACAATGGAACTGCTTCGTGAAGCAGGGGCTCGATTGCCAAAAACAATTGGACAGACAATTGGTATTGTAGGAGGTCTGGTAATCGGTGAGGCTGCTGTAACGGCAGGTATCGTAAGTCCGGTTATGGTTATCGTTGTGGCACTGACAGCAATAGCGTCATTTTCCATTCCGGACTACAGTGTGGCAATTTCGTTTCGGCTATTGCGCTTTGCATTCATGATTGCGGCTGCCGTCCTCGGGTTATACGGAGTTATCCTCATTTATATCATGGTCAATATCCATATTGTCAATCTGAGGAGTTTTGGTGTACCTTTTTCAAGCCCGTTTGCTCCATTCTTTTTTAAAGATTTCAAAGACCTTGTACTGCGGGCGCCAATTACCATGCTGACAAGAAGGCCGGGTTATTTACAGACAGATGACAGCAAATCCACGGATAAAGGGGAAGCATAG
- a CDS encoding ABC transporter ATP-binding protein, whose amino-acid sequence MAQKPLLEVEGLKTHFYLDDNLVAKAVDGVDLSVKPGETVAIVGESGSGKSITSLSIMQLVQKPGKIIEGTVKLESQNLLEKSPKQMTKIRGNDIAMIFQEPMTALNPVYTIGNQIIETIRKHKKLPKKEARHRAIELLQIVGFPRAEEIIDEYPHQLSGGMRQRAMIAMAISCEPKLLIADEPSTALDVTIQAQILDLLIEMKKELDMAILLITHDLGVVAEYADRVLVMYGGQIVEETSVEKLFKNTKHPYTTGLLESLPNLDKEMDRLGQIKGTVPPAHSFPKGCRFSARCPHVMDRCLESNPELRDVEANHKVRCYLYE is encoded by the coding sequence ATGGCGCAAAAACCGCTTTTGGAGGTTGAAGGATTAAAGACGCACTTTTACCTGGATGATAACTTAGTCGCAAAAGCAGTTGACGGTGTTGACCTATCAGTAAAACCCGGTGAAACAGTTGCAATTGTTGGAGAGTCCGGAAGTGGTAAGAGCATCACCTCCCTGTCAATCATGCAATTAGTTCAAAAGCCGGGAAAGATCATCGAAGGTACCGTAAAACTGGAAAGTCAAAATCTGCTTGAAAAATCACCGAAACAGATGACAAAAATACGCGGTAATGATATCGCAATGATTTTTCAGGAGCCGATGACCGCACTAAATCCGGTCTATACAATCGGCAATCAGATTATTGAAACAATACGAAAGCACAAGAAACTTCCGAAAAAAGAAGCCCGGCACAGAGCAATCGAATTACTGCAGATCGTTGGGTTTCCGAGAGCAGAGGAAATTATTGATGAATATCCGCATCAGCTGTCTGGTGGTATGCGCCAGCGGGCGATGATTGCGATGGCGATTTCATGTGAACCAAAATTGTTAATCGCTGATGAACCATCGACAGCATTGGATGTGACAATACAGGCGCAAATACTGGATTTATTAATCGAAATGAAAAAAGAGCTTGATATGGCAATTCTGCTGATAACACACGATTTAGGTGTAGTTGCTGAGTATGCCGATCGGGTTTTGGTTATGTATGGCGGCCAAATTGTTGAAGAAACGTCAGTTGAAAAACTGTTTAAAAATACAAAACACCCCTATACAACGGGATTACTTGAGAGCTTACCTAATTTAGATAAAGAGATGGATCGATTAGGACAGATTAAAGGCACCGTGCCACCCGCACACAGTTTCCCGAAAGGATGCCGTTTTTCAGCCCGATGCCCGCATGTAATGGACCGCTGCCTGGAATCAAATCCGGAATTGCGCGATGTCGAGGCAAATCACAAGGTTCGTTGTTATCTCTATGAATAA
- a CDS encoding D-alanyl-D-alanine carboxypeptidase family protein, which translates to MKKFIILLAAVISLNPLLISTTHAETTTQPPSIISEAAIVIDSKTGDVLYENNAHTKMYPASLTKIATAIYAIETGDLDDIVTVSEKARNIEGTRVYLEEGERVTLKKLIQGLLINSGNDAGVAIAEHLSGSVKQFAFDINDYLKNVIGVEKTHFENPHGLFDPNHVTTAEDLAKITKYALQNDLFREIFGTVKLEWHGESWDTTLITHHKLLHQGSYEGITGGKTGFVNQSGFTLATTAKRDDLGLIVITLNTNFQSEAYKDTTNLLDYAFKNFERTSIAKGTTFKSGDQTYQTTEYLTYTHLNNKPVTKEMNADGTLDVISQSGSVINSFSLAKVEKKKGNDAKTVSHEVKTNSFIGDHQVMLIASTIIFLGLAGLYFRRHRIKKYN; encoded by the coding sequence GTGAAAAAGTTTATTATTTTATTAGCAGCAGTTATCAGCCTGAATCCACTCCTAATCTCCACGACACACGCAGAAACAACAACACAGCCTCCTTCTATAATCAGTGAAGCTGCTATTGTGATTGATTCAAAGACTGGGGATGTCCTCTATGAAAATAATGCACATACAAAAATGTATCCAGCGAGTTTAACCAAAATCGCCACAGCTATTTACGCTATTGAAACTGGTGACCTGGATGATATCGTAACGGTCAGTGAGAAAGCAAGGAATATCGAAGGAACGAGAGTCTACCTGGAAGAAGGAGAGCGGGTAACATTAAAAAAACTTATCCAGGGATTATTAATTAATTCCGGTAATGATGCAGGCGTAGCAATTGCCGAACATCTTAGCGGCAGTGTTAAGCAGTTTGCATTCGATATAAATGATTATTTAAAAAATGTAATCGGTGTGGAAAAGACACACTTTGAAAACCCGCATGGACTTTTTGATCCCAATCATGTTACAACGGCTGAAGATTTAGCCAAAATCACCAAATATGCGTTGCAAAATGACCTGTTCCGGGAAATCTTCGGTACAGTCAAGCTGGAATGGCATGGTGAGTCATGGGATACGACTCTGATAACACATCATAAATTATTGCACCAGGGTTCGTACGAAGGGATAACAGGTGGAAAGACAGGGTTTGTGAATCAGTCCGGATTTACATTGGCAACAACAGCTAAAAGAGATGATTTAGGCCTGATTGTTATTACGTTAAATACTAATTTCCAGTCTGAGGCATATAAAGACACTACGAATCTATTAGACTATGCATTTAAAAATTTTGAAAGGACGTCCATTGCCAAAGGGACGACATTTAAATCAGGCGATCAAACATATCAAACAACTGAATATCTGACCTATACCCATCTAAATAATAAACCAGTAACGAAAGAAATGAATGCTGACGGTACATTGGATGTAATCAGCCAATCCGGATCAGTGATAAATTCATTTTCATTAGCTAAAGTAGAAAAGAAGAAAGGTAACGATGCAAAAACTGTCAGCCATGAAGTGAAGACGAATTCTTTTATCGGAGACCATCAGGTGATGTTGATTGCTTCTACAATCATCTTCCTTGGTTTAGCTGGTCTATATTTCCGTCGTCACCGGATTAAAAAATATAATTAA
- a CDS encoding phosphate ABC transporter ATP-binding protein, giving the protein MTANDAALQFNEVNYSAEGIHILKNITGSIPEGKITTLVGPSGAGKTTLFKLCNGLQSPDSGDIYIKNKHIDSYDPVELRRNVGIALQKATMIGGSVQKNLELPLKLQGQELSMERAKELLKVVGLDEDFLRRNTKDLSGGQQQKLSIARTLVNSPEVLLLDEITSSLDSVSRQDIEELIVEIKRKYGTTILWITHNLQQALTIGDYTWVMMDGEVVETGESELLRDPQNDRVKRFVRGEIE; this is encoded by the coding sequence GTGACGGCAAATGATGCAGCACTGCAGTTTAATGAAGTGAATTATTCGGCAGAGGGCATACATATTTTAAAAAATATTACCGGATCAATCCCTGAGGGGAAAATCACAACACTGGTCGGTCCGTCCGGTGCTGGAAAAACAACCTTGTTCAAACTGTGCAATGGACTGCAGTCACCGGACTCTGGAGATATTTATATTAAAAATAAACATATCGACAGCTATGATCCGGTGGAATTACGGCGTAATGTGGGAATTGCATTGCAAAAAGCAACAATGATTGGCGGAAGTGTACAGAAAAATCTGGAGCTCCCATTAAAGCTGCAGGGCCAGGAATTATCTATGGAGCGGGCAAAAGAACTTTTAAAAGTAGTCGGTCTGGATGAGGATTTTTTACGGCGAAACACGAAAGATTTATCAGGTGGGCAGCAGCAAAAACTGTCGATTGCACGCACACTCGTAAACAGTCCCGAAGTTTTATTGCTTGATGAAATCACATCATCACTGGACAGTGTTTCCCGGCAGGACATTGAAGAACTTATCGTGGAAATAAAACGTAAATACGGAACAACAATTTTATGGATCACCCATAATTTGCAGCAGGCACTGACAATTGGTGATTATACGTGGGTGATGATGGACGGGGAAGTCGTTGAGACAGGTGAAAGTGAATTGTTGAGGGATCCGCAAAATGACCGGGTAAAACGCTTTGTAAGGGGTGAAATCGAATGA
- a CDS encoding hexameric tyrosine-coordinated heme protein codes for MAEWLPSLKTDTPQEGFELAIKLARKGVGYTQPDADVREKLRPVYADNADSLTMASQVVAIHYQTVAVANNYWR; via the coding sequence ATGGCAGAATGGCTTCCAAGTTTAAAAACAGATACACCACAGGAAGGTTTTGAGCTGGCGATTAAACTTGCCAGAAAGGGTGTGGGGTATACCCAGCCTGATGCGGATGTCCGGGAGAAATTAAGACCGGTATATGCGGATAATGCGGATAGTCTGACAATGGCTTCGCAAGTTGTTGCGATTCATTATCAGACAGTTGCAGTGGCGAATAACTATTGGAGATGA
- a CDS encoding ABC transporter permease, translating into MSYLTLGISLLFVIIPLVLSKTLKLGLEKDTVIAAIRSIIQLLAVGYVLQFVFDSENMIYILLMVVLMIGAATHNAQKKGAAIKGIIWKLVVTFVFVEILTQSILLGLNITPPTAQYIIPISGMVVGNSMVLAILFLNRFTSEIETHQDETELVLSLGGTPKQAIHTQLINSIQASTIPTIESQKTIGLVQLPGMMSGQIIAGADPVQAVMFQLLILFLLLTTAVVTSIMIGYLSYPTLFNQRMQLVKQPGGNES; encoded by the coding sequence ATGAGCTACCTTACGTTAGGTATTTCGCTTTTATTTGTTATCATTCCGCTTGTTTTATCCAAAACACTTAAATTGGGACTGGAAAAAGATACCGTTATCGCAGCCATCCGCTCCATTATTCAATTGCTTGCAGTTGGCTATGTGCTCCAATTTGTCTTTGATTCCGAAAATATGATTTATATCCTGTTGATGGTCGTACTGATGATAGGCGCAGCAACACACAATGCACAGAAAAAAGGTGCAGCTATTAAGGGGATTATCTGGAAATTAGTGGTGACATTCGTTTTTGTGGAAATTCTGACACAAAGTATTTTGCTCGGATTAAATATTACACCGCCAACTGCTCAATACATCATTCCAATTAGCGGGATGGTGGTTGGAAACTCGATGGTGCTTGCCATCCTGTTCCTTAACCGTTTCACATCGGAAATAGAAACACATCAGGATGAAACCGAACTAGTCCTGTCACTTGGCGGAACACCAAAACAGGCAATCCATACCCAGTTGATTAATTCCATTCAGGCAAGTACGATTCCAACGATTGAAAGCCAGAAAACAATCGGGCTTGTTCAGCTTCCAGGTATGATGAGTGGTCAAATCATTGCTGGTGCAGACCCTGTACAGGCGGTAATGTTCCAGCTGCTTATCCTGTTTCTTCTGTTGACGACCGCCGTTGTGACCAGTATCATGATTGGTTATCTATCGTATCCGACGCTGTTTAATCAGCGGATGCAGTTGGTAAAACAGCCCGGGGGCAATGAGTCCTGA